The genomic region AGTCCCACTGGTCCCCTGTCCGGCCATGCCTGGGCCTGCTGGCTGGTGTTGGCAGAGCAACTGGAGCTGTCTGCCCCTGCATGCAACCCTTGGCTCAAAAGGCTGTGTCCCGGGGCCTCCACCTGGCAAAGAAGCAAGCAGAGGTAGGGGGCAGAGGGGGATGGGCTCTCAAAAAGCCTTTTGTTTCTCAAGAAGGAACTGCAGCTGCAGGCCAGAGGTTATGATGCAATGCtacaggggggtggggtggatttATGATTCCACCCAGCCTTTGGTAGAAACACTGTCAGGGGCCATCCACTTCCAGGTTCTCAGCATAAGGGGACCTTGGGGTCCTGGTGCTCACCCTCCTCACTCCCTTCCTCCCAGAACACTGCTTGCCAGCCCCCAGTTACCACCCTGTACAAATGAGTGTGGGGCCCCTGGGGTGCAAGCATCAAGCACTGCCACTCACAGCTCCCCTACAAGTCTCACCCTCCCCAGGCCCGGCCCTCCAGCCCACTATACTATAGCTCTGAGCCCAAGGGGCAGCCACAGGACTGTGGCCTGGACACATGGGCCCAGCTTGCCCCAGGAAGCCAACTCGCTCTTGGGCCAAGTTCAAGCTCAGGGGACACCCTCGCCAGAAGGCAGAGCCAGGAGTGCTGGGAGAGGTGAGCAAAGTCCAAGGTCCTTCCTGGCCCTGGAGCTCAGTTTCCTGCTGACCACTCAGCTGGCTCTGATTCACTCATTCTGGGCATGCGAACTGGCTCAAGGGCTCCCCAAGtgggctcagtgggtaaagaatctgcctgccaatgcaggagacagagacgtgggttccatccctgggtcgggaagttcccctggaggagaaaatggcaacccactccagtattcttgcctggagaatcctatgggcagaggagcctggcgggctacagtccacagggtcacaaaggtgagacatgactgagtgacttagcacaaactgGCTCAAGCCTGTGAATTGACAGCAGAGTCTAGTGTCTGTCTTTATGATTCAAGTTAGACTTCTGctcaaacagggcttcccaggtggcaccagtggtaaagaacccacctgctaatgcaagagatataagagacgcaggttcaagccctgggtcaggaagatcccctggaggaggaaatggcaaggagGAAATCATCTTTATGATTCAAGTTAGACCTCTGCTCATACAGATCAAGCGAGATCAGGCTTCCAATCTACTTCGCTCTGAGAAGCACCCTGCCCAACTGGCCGACTCTAATTCTGTGTGTCAGATTATTCTGACAGCCGCTTTGACTCTGTTGACCGGCATTGTGAGCCGCCATTGGCCCTGCTGCCCTGGGATCCAGTGACTCCCATGCATTCCAGGCTTCCAGTTAGTTCAATGACAGCAGCTTTCCTGTAATTCCTGATGTGGTTAATAAAGACAGCAAGcctaggttccatttgtttactgGTCTCCTCCTCATTACTCTAGAGAGGATTCAAGGTGGAAGGGGCTTCACCCTACCCCCCGATGGCAGGCGCCTCAGAGCACATGCAGTGAGGTCCGCTCACTGTTTACTGGGAGGGATTGACAGGTGGCTGTGAGCTTGGGGTCCCCAGCCTTGCACTGTCAAGATGATGAAGCAATAGCTGCTTTCCTAAGCCTGAGTGAGGCAAGCCACATCCTCACAGATGGTGCAACCAGGTTCGGGATTTCTCCTCCTGTAACTGAGGTCAGAGTCCAtcccctctgcctgctccccCAGCGGGTCACAGGTCATCACCACTCTGGCTGCCTGCAAGGGTTTAACCAGAGAGAATCATAGAGTGACCGGGCTGGGGCAGCTGGCAGAGCCACCCCTGTCTGCATCCCATCTCCTGGCACAGCCTGGAGAAGGTGGGCAAGAGCTTTGGTGAGGGCGGCGCCATCTCAGGGCTGGGCCCCATGGGGTGAGTCCAGACAGGCAGTAAGGGGGCAGTGGGCtgagaggaagagaaggtgggGCTTGCAGCATCATCCAAAGATAGACCAGGCCTGGAGTCCACACCCTGAGACCCCGTGTGAGCCAACAGCAGGGTGTGTGTGGCAGCCGAGTGTGAGCCTTCTCTTCCCAGCAAGAGCCTGTTCAGAGCCAAGGCCTCGGGAGTCTTCCTGAGGTTTCAGCTACTCCTTTCTCCCAACCCCGACCCTCCTGCTCTGAATGTCTGTGGCTCCACGACTGAGGTGGGTGGCATCAGGTGGTATCCACCTGATCTGGGTATGGGTAGCCCGCCTACTGTCCCTGGGAGGCAGAGGTTTCTTCGCCTGAAAGAaatgagggaggggagagagaaacaaGTCGCTGTTAACAGGTCTGACACCCTCCCTGGGCTATCCCAGTGTCTCCAGCCTCCAGCTCAGCGAGGCCAGGAGGACCCAGACCCCTAGTCTGGGGCATCTGTGTGTCCGGTTCATCTGCTGAGGCTGCAGGATAACCCAGAGTCTATCCTTCCTCCACACGTCCCGGAGGACGAATAATCACACAAGGACAAAGTACTCTCAAACCTTTATCACATGCTGGCCCTTAGGTACACCTTCACTTAACCTCCACAGTGAGGGAACAAGCAGGTGCTATTAgcaatcccattttacagaggataaAACTGAGActaggaggacttccctggtggtccagaggcgaCGACTCTGTGCTCCCCCTGCAGGGGAGGGGTTCGACCCCTGACTGgtgaactggatcccacatgctacaagtaagagtttgcatgtcacaactgggacccagagcagccaaagaaataaatatttaaaaaacaaaaactgagactAGGGGCTGGCCACAGTCCCATGGGCAGCAAATGAGGAGGGGATTGAGCTACAAAGAGCGCAGAGAAGTTCAGAGGGCGGCTGGGGAGGCAGAGTGCAGAGggccagagaggaggctgggctccaatagcgttagttgctcagctgtgtccgactctttgcgaccccatgaactgtagctcaccaggctcttctgttcataggattccccaggcaagagtactggagtgggttgccatttccttctccaggcctgacccaaggatgaaacccgggtctcctgcattgcaggaggattctttcctgTCTAAACCACCAGAGAGCTCAGATAAAATGCACACAAATGAAAAATGGCCCCTAAATATCCACCAGTGATGAATGCTGCCGACACCCGCACACATTTGCTAGCTCCCACTGCACGCCAGAACCCAGTGCACTCTAGGGCAGCCAGTCTCAACAGGCCTGTGAAGGAGACTCTGCCATCACGCCCACTGCACAGAAGAGGAGGCGGCTCAGACAGGCCGACAAGCAAGCCTGCAGCCACACATCCCTGGTCCTCAGCCTCTGTGCTGCCCTGCATATGATCAACCAGCGTGGGAGGCAGGACAGCTGTCTTTTGTCCCCGCCCCGCAGCCACCCTCCAGTGGCCCTGGGCAGAACCCGGGCAGTGTGCTTTGGTGCCCCTACCCTTCGTCACCATAAATGAACGAGAACAGTATACCCTGGGGCCTCTAAAGTTTACACAGGCCTGTGCCCAGGTGCCAGGAAGCAAGCGCACCTTTAGGGATGAACTTCAATGAGCTGCTGAAAATTCAGAAGCGGGACTGTCCGCGCTTGGGGCCATCGTTCAGGAACTCATGGCCCAGCCCATTGCCACACCTGCCACAGGATACCTGGGGAGACAAGACAGCCATTAAAAACAGCTAGAGCCACGGTCCCCGCAGTGGGGATCCTCACGCCCATTTCCCAAGGTAACTGCTGTCAGCCCCATCCCACAGCCTCCCCGGAAAGCAGTCCAATTTCCCTGTCCTCACCAAGGCCCCAGGGTCTCCCAATAGTTTGAGGTGGCAGCTCCCCAGGCTGAGGCCAGAGGCCTGGAATAGACAGATGGTAGGCCCCTGCAGCTGAGGGAGAGCAGCAGGAAGGGGGGCGTCGGTTCTCAGGTCCCCCTGGCCAACACCCCTTCCCCGCCGCCCTGCTGCTACCACCCACCTTTATGGCTCCAGGCCGATTATGCTCTGGACGCTTGGCCACACTGTCAGCGTGGATGGTCTCGGTGAAGGCCGGCCATGGGGACGAGTGTGCGTACTTGGAGCGGCTGGAGAAGAGCTCATAGCCACACTTGGCACACACGTAGATAcctggggtggaagggaggcAAGAACAGAGATGCTGGCTCCAGCACCTTGGGGGTGAGCTCCCAAATCCTGGTTGAGACCCCAGGAGAGGACAGCAGGACCCCGGTTACTAGGTGGGCTGCACATCCTCCCCACgcacccacccaccacccacaggCTTGGACATCAACTCTGTGCGGGAGACACGGCATGGAGCTCATGTTGAACGGTTCTGAGCCTGTGCCAGAGACCAGGAGAGTCACTTTTCACACTTATCTCACTGGCTCTTCTTAACAGCCCTGTGACGCaaatgttcccattttacagatgaggaagctgagaggcAGGGATACAAAATATTCAGCTACAGGGTGTGCAGCCAGGAaggaacccaggcagtctgatgAGGACACAGCTCTGCCCCCCATACACACAAACAGGTCCACCACCACTagcccacctcccttcccacatGGCTGACCCTCTGCCCAAAGAAGCCTTAAACTGGAGCCCAGCCACCGGCCTACTCtccaagtaggaaaagaaagAGCCCAGCAAAAACACTTCTGGTCCAGACAGAGGGCCCAGGAAGACGGGGCAGGGAGAAAAATGGGTTTTAAACTATCCCCAAAAGATcactttgagggggaaaaaagtttgcAAAATTGACTTGCAGAACAGGAAACTGCTTGGGGGTCCCTCAAAGGGTACTGAGTCACCTTTTGCCCCCTGCTCGGCCTAGAGACAGTCTACCCTGGAGTCCATGACCACTCAGCATTTAACAGTAACTTGAGGGAAAAAAGAGGAACCAGGAGATACTGTGGAAGTGAGGTTTCTAGTGTGGCTGAGTAGCCGGAGGACAACCCCAAGTCCCACAGCCAGAGGGTCCTATGTCGCAGCTGGCTCACAGAGATGCTGGGTGTCACAGCCCAGCCCCCTAGAGAGTTGACACCCAAGAAACCCTGCCCAGGGGTAGGTCGCTGCTCTAGTCTTGCTTGTGGACATATTTTTACCAAATTAGTCCATGACCAGGCAGCACAGCCCAGCATGTGATTCACCTGGATCTTTCAAAGCTTGGGGCCAGGGCTAAGGGTAGGCCATGCCCCAACCAACCACTCACCCTTCATCTTCCACCTCTCCTAGCTGGCCCAGGGTGTCCAGTCAAACTTGACGGACCATTGGCAGCCTGGCCTGGTTACCcaaccctgggccccctgggaAGGCGGGGGAGGCACCCAGGCAGTTACATTTGGATCCCAACGGGACATTCTGTGCTTTCCAGCTCACCCCGCAGGTCTGGGGAACTGGGGAGGAAAAAGGGATGGGGTCATGACCGCGCAATGCCCCAAGGAGAGGGAGCCAGTCACAGGAGCTGCCCCTGGACAGGACCTTCCAGCACGTCTCTCTAAAGTCCCGATCCTGACCCGGATACCCCGAAGGGCGTCGCCACAGGCGCTTAGCCTGACAGCACAGATTTCCCCGGAAAGGGCCACGCTCGCACTCAAGGCCTGTGCTCTCTCCAGCGTCTCCCTCCCCTGGGGTACCCCTACTCTCTGggccccccagactcctccctCCTACGTATCGTCTTTGCCCCGCATGCGCTCCTCTCCGCGCGGCCACACTCGTTCCGCATTCCTGGGGCTCCGCCGCCACCCGGAGGGCAGCGACGGCCCGGCCCGCTGTCCTCCCAGAAGTTACAGTTCGTACCCGGCTCAAAGTGGTTCTGGAAAACCTCGCCCCCGAAGAAGCTGCAGAACGACATGGCGCCGGAGGGACGGTCGCACGCCCGCCGCCTCCGACGGATCCGAGGCCAGACTCAAGTCCGGGGGCTTGGGCCCGCCTCGCGAGAACCAATCCCTCTCCGATCCCCGCCGGGCCCGGGCGCTCGGAGGCCCCGCTCCCCCAGGCAGCCAATCACGTCCGGGGATGCGAGACACCCTCTCAGGGCCCGCCTCCCACTGCCCCGCCCCTTTCCGCGGACCAATCCCTCCCCGGACCCAGCGCTCCGACTTCCGCCTCCGGGAGGGCCCTTCCGAGGACACGCCCCCGCTATCTTCCAGCAGGCCCCGCCCAGCAGCCAGGACCTTGCCTCTGCGGTTCCCGAGGCCCAGCCCCGAGCCGCAGGGCGCGCCGCCGAACCGCGTCCGCCACTGGGCGGCGGCTGCAGAGAACCGGGAGACACGTCAGCTTTCTCCCCGTCCCAGCTCTAAGCCCCCGAGTACCGGCTGTTGACCAGCCTTTCCGTACCCCCCAACTCTGAGACACAGCGGAAGAACTGCCTCTGGCTTTTATTAGACTAGGGCACCAGCTGGGGTTGCGCCGCGCTTCTTCCAGGCCCCCGCCGTCTCATTCTGCCTACAAGTCTCCCGAGGTCTCcggcttttccttctccagatgctTCTTCTGGGGACCCTGGGGTGCGAGGGACAGGAGGAGGGTTAAGTCACAGGGTCTCACCAGCCACCTGGGTTACTCGGAGCCAGCCCTGCGCCCCCTACCACGGTCCCTCCCCTGCTTTCTTTCCGGCAAGACTGCGCGTGCCCAGGACTAGACCCCTGAAAGCCCCTCCTGTGGATGAGTGCAGGGGCATGCGTGCCACAGATGCCCGCCCTGGGACAGGTGAGATGTGGGGTCTGAGCCCCAGAGAGCAAGGCAGATGGGCTCACCATGAAGGCCCTCTTCTCTTGGGCTGTCTGGAAGCGGCCGTGGCCAAACTTGGAGGTGGTGTCAATGAACTTGAGGTCGATGTTCTCCAGGGCCTGGCGGCTGTGGTGCACCAGGAGGGACTGGGGCCCGTGGGAGAAGGAAACGTCAAGGTGGGAGGTCCCCACTCAGCCCCTCCTGTCACCCCCTATCCACACAGGAGGGTCTCACTCACCCACCTTCTGTTAGAACCCCTCCCTTTTTGCTTTCCCCACCCTGTCCTCCTGGAGTGGTCTGGGGGACAGAACAGACCAGCTCCCCCCCAACCCACTCCACAGCCCATGGGGCTCCCACTCCCCAGCTCGCCACCTGGCACTGACCTTCCTCAATGTGATGACCCGCTTCTTGGTGCCCGCGATGCAACCCTTCAGCATGACGAAGTCGTTGTTGACCTCCCCGTAGTGTGGGAAGCCGCCCTGAGGGAACGTAGGTCCAGAAAAGAGGCTCTGGATTTAGAGGCCGCTGAGAAAACTAGGGGAACTCCCCTGGCCTGGGGTGACACTCTAGATCACATCAGGACAGTCTCTGAGCCAGACCCTAAGTCCATCCTGCGATTGTCTTATTTAAAACTCTGTATTttacagagggggaaactgaggctagggGTAGGGGGAGATGTCACTGCTCCCAGCCCCGCAGCTGCCACATCCTGCAGCTGGGGTGTGAGCCCAGGCAGCTTGGCTCCAAGGGCGGAGTCGGAGCTGCTGCACCCCGAACGCTGGGAAAGCAGCTGGAGGACATGCTGTCTGCAGCGGAGACTCTGAGGATGCAGGAAACGGCAGGGGTTTGGTCCACCCTGGTGGTGGCTTGCTGGTGCCTGAGTTCTTGGGAAGGGTGGTGCCCCGCAGGCCTgccccacacatgcacaccagACCCCTCAGCCAGACTGGCCGCCCACTCTCACCAGCGGCGTGATGGATTTGTCGGTCACGTCGTAGCTGGTGGATGCGTTGTTCTTAACCACCTTCCCGTCCTCTGTGTGCAGCCCCCGGCCGATGCGGTAGATCTGCCAGGAGGACAGGGCATGTGGAGGACAGCAGGTGGCCTCTGGGGTCAGCAAGATGTCCACGCCCATGAGAACGTGGGCTGAGACCCAGGCGCTGGAGGAGGCATTTCAGAGCCTCAGGAGCCAGGAGGTGTCTGGGTCCCTGGGGTGTGGTCATGGACACCCCCCCACCAGACCTGTGGACACACCTTCTTGTTGAGCTCCGTACGGTGATGGTAGCCCTTCTGCCCAGCCCGGGCGATGGAGCAGCCCACGCGGGCAGGGTGCCAGGCACCAATGCAGGCCACCTTGCGCAGCCCCTTATGGGTCTTCCGCGGCAGCTTCTTCGTATGCCAGCGGCTCGTGACACCTGCAGGCGGGAGGGGCTGGTGGCTGAGGCCAGTGTGGTTCCCACCCCCTCCAGGCAGCCTCGCTGGAGCCCCCATCGCCACCTGGCCCTACCTTTGACGCCCCTGCCCTTGGTGACGGCAATGACGTCGATGACCTCGCTCTGGCTGAACACGCTGTGCACCGGAACCTGCTTCTCCAGCCGGGCCTGGGCCCAGGCCACCTTCTCAGCCACCGTGCCGCCGTTCAGCTGGATCTCCATGATGTGGGCCTTCTTCTGCCGGAAGGGCAGCAGCTTCATCTGGCAGATGCGACACACCAGTTGGTTCCCAGAAAGTCACACCCACCCCCCCATCTGTAGACATGGCATGGCCAGCTGGTGTCCCCCGGCAGGCCTCTATGCACGCGTTCATTCAACAGATGATCCTGTGCTCTGGTGTGGCTGCATGCCACGTTCTGTGTGAGGAACTGGGGACACAGCTTGCCATGAGGCAGACAGGGTCCTGGCCCCCACGGAGCCACCAACCAACTGGGGAACAGAAGCCAAGGAAATTCTTGGAGAGGCCTGTGTGTTGTGATAGGATAGAGGGCGGAGGAGACAGTCATTGCACGTGAGGGTGGTCAAGgagggcctctctgaggaggtgacatcagGAACAAGAAGGATCCACTAGGTAAAGATCTGAGAGCTTCTAGGGCAGAGGGAACcgcatatgcaaaggccctgtggcagggaaGATCCTGGTTGGGGAGCAGGGGAACAGAAACAGGGCCAGTGTGTCTGGATCATGGTGAACAAGGAggaaggttcaggatggggagagggATAAGGAGAGGTGAGCGAAGTCCTGGCCGGCAGGTCTCATGGGGATTAGCTGGGGATTTATTCCAAGTGTGGGGGGTGATGTGGTCGGACGCGTGTTTTTACACATCTCTGTGCCGTGTGAGACACAGGCTGTGGGGACCCCCCAGCAGAAGCAGGGCTGGGTTAGGTCACAGCATAGGGCTCAACCAGCACTGGTGGAGCACCTGCTGGGGGCACAGCAGTGAGGAAGTTACAGCCCGTGAAGTTCACGTCCATGGACGGAGACAGGTTAACCAATGACGCACATAACCGGGAACTGCACGTGTGAGAGTAACTGAGGCAGCTGGGAGGGCCACCGCCCCGGGCCTGGAAGGCTTCTGTGAATGTTCCAGAATGTTCGGAAGGGGTTGGTTACCTGGACCCTACTTACAAATGTGGATTCACACACGTGTGCCCAACGGGAAGCACCAGCCCCCTACACCTGCCTCAGGGCAGGAGATCCGGGACCTTCGGGGCATTTCAGGGCCTTGGTTGACCGATGGTGTGGTCGGCGCCCTGCAGCCCTCACAGACGCCCAACACGCCAGCCCCAGGCTGCCAGCACCCTGGGCCTGTGCCCAGGGCTCATGGTATTTTTAGGCTGACATTTGTCAGGGCTCCCGGAAGCCCAGCTGGGGGAGGGTAGACCTGGGGGGTGGACTGACTAGCCAGTGTGGACCAGAGGGTGGGGGCTGACCTGGGTGTGGACGATGACCCGGATGACCTTGCAGTACTTCTTCATGGCGGCAAAGTCCTTCTGCAGCTGCTTCTTGCCGTCGGCGTCACGCCACCTCTTACAGGCCTTGGTGAAGGCTTTTTTCTTGCTCTTGTGCCTGAGCCGTGCACACAGGATGCTCAGCAGGGCGAGCGGGGTGGCCTCCACTGCCCGCAGTCCACCAAGCACTGGTTAGATGTCCCCCTccgccctcctccccttcccagggGAGGCACTGCTGGGTCCCTGGGGTCCCTGGGCTGGTTCCAGTCACCCTCTTTAAAGCACAGATGGTCCCACCCtcaaggcctcagtttcctcttccgtCAAGTGGgtaccctccctgcctcctggagctGAGAGTGAGCAGGTGTGCCGGAGTCCGGGGAAGGGACGTGCCAGCCGGCCCACGGCCACATGCCCACCTGGCCACGGATGCTGAGCCCACTTCTAAAGTGAACAGCCGGGACTGGCCAGGCCGCAAGCCCCATCATTCCTAACCCTCCGCAGGACACTGGAAGATGGGCATCAGTATCCCCATCCTACAgacgaagaaactgaggctcacagagatcAGAGCCCCCGGACGAGGAGCAAGCTGATCACAACTGCAACAGAGAACATAGGCCAGATGGCGTTTGCCAACCTCTTTTTCTGTGCTGAGCACTTGACACACACTACTCATCTCACCCTCATGACTGCCCCACGACATGGGGACCTGTCCTGTTCCTGGGTGAtggtgtctgtggtgtgtgtgtatggcagAGGGTGGGGTGAGATGAGATTCTAAGAGGTCCACCAGCTTGCCTGTGGTCACACAACCTGCTCTGACACTGGGGCCCAGGACCCTCACTTCCCATGGAGACTACGGTGCCTCTACCTCCATATGGAAGGAGGGTTTGTGAGGGTCGTCAGTCAGGGAGGGGGCCTTCCCTTTCAAGACTTAATGCCAGGGAAGATTTGAGACCTAAAGAGGCCTTTCTTTCTAATGAGCTTGTCAGTTGTCATTTCCCTTTTCACCCTGGCTGCTAGGAAGCTCAGAACCAGGTCTGACATGCATCACCCTGAGGTGGAgaatgtttgctttctttttttctgctaaCAGCTTCCTCTCCAGCCCTTAGTCCTTGTCTTCTCCTGGAGTGAAggcaccccacacacacacccttccctGCCTTCTGCTCTCTGTGACACCCCTCCCCGTGCCTGGCCACCCTGCAGGATGAGCCTCACCAGTCCTTGTAGAAGCGACGGCGGCACTCGTCACTGAGATGCTCTGCGAAGATGGTCTTGAAGCTCCGCAGGCCCCGTGGGGTGGCCACGTAGCCCACCacacccaccaccaccaggggTGGCGTCTCCACAATCGTCActgcctccacctcctccctcttGGAAATTTCTGGATGAAacccagagacagagaagacatGGAGGGGGGCCTCCGTGTCCCgtggggaggagaagggtggAGGAGCTGACCACAGCCCACCCATCTGTGAGAGCGCGGAGCACTACAGCCCCAGGGCTGCTGCAGACAGAGCCCCCGTGCGCAGGGCCCCAGGCCCCCCGCCCTCAGCGCCCCCACTTCCTGCCCTtctccctgctctgccctgcaCGGGGAGTCACTGCCGGGCTAGAACCCGCCATAGGTGTCCACGCTAGCTCTGACTCGGATCTCAGGCAAGGCCTGACCTGCTCCTGCCTCGGTTTCCCCACCAGGCCGCCCGGGAGAGGGGCAGGAGAGCCACAGCCTGGGCAGCTTCCCCCAGAGGGTTGGGCTGGCCTCCTGCAGTGGAGCACAGAACAGCTCTGGAAAAAACCGACGACTGGTCCAGACCCATGATTTTATAGATGGTGTTATTGAGGCTGATCCAAAGAAGTGTAcgtttgaaatatatattagaggacttccctggcggcccaggggttaggactctgaactttcactgccgagggcccaggttcaatccctggtcaggggggcctcccaggtagcgctagtggtaaagaagccgtcTGCTAATGGAGATGTAacagacacatgttcaatccttgggtcaggaagatcccctggaggagggcatggcaaccccagtattcttgcctggagaatcccatggatgggggagcctggcgggctacagtccatagggttgcaaagagttggacacgactgaagaagcTAAGCATgcacagggaactaagaccccaccaGCCTTGTGCTgaggcaaaaaatatatatatatacaatagaagaGATGAAGAGCAGATGAGGGTTGCCAGGAAGTTGGGGGTAGCAGCTGTGGCAGTAAAAAGGTCACCAGGACGGACTCCTGTGGGAATGAAGTGTACCAGGGTGGGGGGTATATGCATTTACATGTGACAGAACCGCACAGGGCTACATAAACACACATCTTATTCAGGAGAATCCTGCATGTCACTCTCTGGCTGTGACATAGTACCATGGTTACAGGAGACGTTTCCATCGGGGAAACCTTTAGGATATGTGGTATTCTTCTTAAAACCACACGTGAATCTACAAAGCTCTCAAGACCAAAGGTATACTGTCGCGCCTGCCCTGAATCCCAACTCATAacttctccatttcctcatctgtgaaccaGGGGCGATGACAGATGGGTTCTGGGGGCGTGGCCAGCAGTCAGCATCTGACCCTTTCTGGGGCTCTTCCCCCTCCGGGAGCCCAGCTGTGGCTCCTGGCATCAGAAGGGCCTCCAGATCTCCCGGAGGCCCGGGGTGCCCTGCCCGCTGCCCACCCCCAGGAGGGCCCCTCACAGCACTCACTGAGGCCGGG from Odocoileus virginianus isolate 20LAN1187 ecotype Illinois chromosome 33, Ovbor_1.2, whole genome shotgun sequence harbors:
- the MSRB1 gene encoding methionine-R-sulfoxide reductase B1; translation: MSFCSFFGGEVFQNHFEPGIYVCAKCGYELFSSRSKYAHSSPWPAFTETIHADSVAKRPEHNRPGAIKVSCGRCGNGLGHEFLNDGPKRGQSRFUIFSSSLKFIPKGEETSASQGQ
- the RPL3L gene encoding ribosomal protein uL3-like isoform X1, translated to MAAFGQLREGKLQYTSVGGPFCRPAKGYRSTSAPQQPSRTDCCAKMRDSQRAWRVGSNKPLGTQMTSSHRKFSAPRHGHLGFLPHKRSRRHRGKVKTWPRDDPSQPVHLTAFLGYKAGMTHTLREVHRPGLKISKREEVEAVTIVETPPLVVVGVVGYVATPRGLRSFKTIFAEHLSDECRRRFYKDWHKSKKKAFTKACKRWRDADGKKQLQKDFAAMKKYCKVIRVIVHTQMKLLPFRQKKAHIMEIQLNGGTVAEKVAWAQARLEKQVPVHSVFSQSEVIDVIAVTKGRGVKGVTSRWHTKKLPRKTHKGLRKVACIGAWHPARVGCSIARAGQKGYHHRTELNKKIYRIGRGLHTEDGKVVKNNASTSYDVTDKSITPLGGFPHYGEVNNDFVMLKGCIAGTKKRVITLRKSLLVHHSRQALENIDLKFIDTTSKFGHGRFQTAQEKRAFMGPQKKHLEKEKPETSGDL
- the RPL3L gene encoding ribosomal protein uL3-like isoform X3, which gives rise to MSHRKFSAPRHGHLGFLPHKRSRRHRGKVKTWPRDDPSQPVHLTAFLGYKAGMTHTLREVHRPGLKISKREEVEAVTIVETPPLVVVGVVGYVATPRGLRSFKTIFAEHLSDECRRRFYKDWHKSKKKAFTKACKRWRDADGKKQLQKDFAAMKKYCKVIRVIVHTQMKLLPFRQKKAHIMEIQLNGGTVAEKVAWAQARLEKQVPVHSVFSQSEVIDVIAVTKGRGVKGVTSRWHTKKLPRKTHKGLRKVACIGAWHPARVGCSIARAGQKGYHHRTELNKKIYRIGRGLHTEDGKVVKNNASTSYDVTDKSITPLGGFPHYGEVNNDFVMLKGCIAGTKKRVITLRKSLLVHHSRQALENIDLKFIDTTSKFGHGRFQTAQEKRAFMGPQKKHLEKEKPETSGDL
- the RPL3L gene encoding ribosomal protein uL3-like isoform X2, with protein sequence MQAQKITRPQPESHRKFSAPRHGHLGFLPHKRSRRHRGKVKTWPRDDPSQPVHLTAFLGYKAGMTHTLREVHRPGLKISKREEVEAVTIVETPPLVVVGVVGYVATPRGLRSFKTIFAEHLSDECRRRFYKDWHKSKKKAFTKACKRWRDADGKKQLQKDFAAMKKYCKVIRVIVHTQMKLLPFRQKKAHIMEIQLNGGTVAEKVAWAQARLEKQVPVHSVFSQSEVIDVIAVTKGRGVKGVTSRWHTKKLPRKTHKGLRKVACIGAWHPARVGCSIARAGQKGYHHRTELNKKIYRIGRGLHTEDGKVVKNNASTSYDVTDKSITPLGGFPHYGEVNNDFVMLKGCIAGTKKRVITLRKSLLVHHSRQALENIDLKFIDTTSKFGHGRFQTAQEKRAFMGPQKKHLEKEKPETSGDL